Part of the Lysobacter enzymogenes genome is shown below.
CCGCGGCGGGTGTAAAGCCGGGGTTACCGGTTCGTAAAGCGCGGCGCACGATGCGGAAGATCGTCATGACGATTCGGCATCAGCTCTGTCGCGCAACGGCAACACGACGCGACGATTCGCGCCGCGAGGAATTTCCTGTGATTCGGGGGAATAGCCTTTCGGCTTCGATGCGGCTCGTTGTGGTTCGTCACGCACCGGGCCTAAGACGCCGGGCCTGAAGGCCCTCGCATCGAAGCGGCGGCAAGGACTTCAGTTTCGATGCGTTCGTTTCCGCTGCGAACAACCACCGGCACCGGCGCGCAAGGCTGCATGCCGGAAGGCCCTCCCATCGCGGCAGCCACCGTAGCCGCCGGATGAGAGGGCCTTCGGCCCGAACTTTTCATGCGGGTTCGACGCGAACCCAGCCAAGCGCGTCGGGCCTGCAAGCCCTCGCGCAAGCAAGGCCTCGCTGCGCCGCGCTTACTTCGGCCCGGCCAACTGCTTGGCCGCGCCGTACGGCCAGCCGTCGAGCGTGCCGCGCTTGATCCAGTCCAACTGCATGCGCAGATAGCCTTCGGCGATGCGGGTGTGCTGGCGCTCGCCCTTGGCGTCCTTCTCGAATTCCAGGATGCCGTGGTCGGCCTGCGGGAACACCACGCTGGTGATCGGGCGGCCGGCCTTGCCGAGTTCGGTCAGGCGCTTTTGGGTTTCATCGGAAGGCGCTTCGACGTCGTCGCCGCCGACCACCCACAGCTGCGGGGTCTTGAGCGTGCGCAGCACCGGCATCGGGTCGTAGTCCCAGCTGACTTCGAAATCGTATTTGGCGAATTCGGCCGCGATTTCGGCCGGCGTGTGGTTGGCGATCAGGCCGCTGTACTCGCCCTTGACCGCTTTCCACCACGGCTCCTTCTGGTACTTCGCGCGCGCCGCGTCGAGTTCCTTCCAGCCGCGCTTGCCGGTGGTCGAAGCGATCAGGCCGGTGGCGTCGGTCAGTTCGCGCGCCTTGCGCAGCGTGGCGGCGTCGCCGAAACCGGCGGCGCGCAGGTCCAGCACGACCTGGTCGCGGTCTTCGGCCAGCACGCCGTCGGCGAGGCCGAAGCCGACTTCGACGAAGTCCGCCTGCGGCGTCTTGCTCGCCGCCAGCGGCGCGACCCAGCCGCCCTGGCTGCCGCCGAGGTAGCCGATCTTGCCCACGCGCCCGTCGCCCACGCGCAGCGCTTCGCGCAGCGCGGCGCCGGCGTCGTCGGACAGCTCGTGGAAGTTCTGCGTGTACTTGCCGCTGGAGCCGCCGGTGCCGCGCTTGTCGTAGACGAACACGCCGACGCCTTCGCTCGGGAACAGGTATTGCTGGAAATAGCCGTCGACGCCGGAATAGTTCTCCGAGCCGTGCACCAGCACGACCACCGGCACCTTGTCCTGGCCGGCCGGCAGCACCAGCCGGCCGCGCAGCTTGACCCCGGCGCCCTCGAACGTGGTGTCGACGATGTCGAACTTGAGCCGGTCGCCGCGGTGGCCGTCGAACACGATGCCGTCGTCGCAGCTGCCGAGTTCGACCTTCGTCGTGTCGGCGCGCTGGGTCCAGCCGACCGTGCCGACCAGCGCGCCGTCCTTGCTGCCGGGCGCGCTGACCAGCTTGCCGGTGCGGCCGTCGAGCAGGCGCCAGCGCAGCACCGAGGCATCGTCGGTGCGGCCGATCGCGACCGCGCGGCCGTCGTCGAGGCGGTAGGCGCCGGCGTGGCAGGTCAGGTCGGCGCCTTTCGCCGCGGGCGCGGGCTCGGCGGCATGGACGGCGGTGGCGGCGAACAGCGCCGCGGTCAGGGTGGCGATGCGCAAGGCGGTCGGGTTCATGTGGGCTGGCCGTTGGAAGGGAGGTCGTGGCTTGTGATGCGCGCTTGCGCGCCGCGGTTGCAGCCTGCGCAGCGATCGCGGCCTCAACGCTGTGCACTTTCTTTTCGCGGTGCGATGTGCTGCGCGCGACGCGCGCATGACACGGGACCGGACGCCGCGCGAACCATGCCCGGCCCGCGTCCGCGCGCGCAGCCCCCGCCGGTCGTGGGCGCGCCGTGCCAGAAGTCACTTTCTGCGCCCGCCCGGTTGCCAACGCGGGCCGCCGCCGCGCAGCATTCGGCCATGCCCCTGCCTTCGCCGCTGCGCGCCGTGTTGCGACCGCTGAACCTGCCCGCCGTGCTGACCTGGGTCGCGGTCGGGCTGTCGTTGCCGCTGGACCGCTCGGCGCAGGCGCCGACGCTGTGGCTGGCGATGGGCCTGTTCCTGCTGGCCTTCTTCGGCGACGAACTGTTCGGCCTGGCGCGCGCGCGCCGCG
Proteins encoded:
- a CDS encoding alpha/beta hydrolase family protein, translated to MNPTALRIATLTAALFAATAVHAAEPAPAAKGADLTCHAGAYRLDDGRAVAIGRTDDASVLRWRLLDGRTGKLVSAPGSKDGALVGTVGWTQRADTTKVELGSCDDGIVFDGHRGDRLKFDIVDTTFEGAGVKLRGRLVLPAGQDKVPVVVLVHGSENYSGVDGYFQQYLFPSEGVGVFVYDKRGTGGSSGKYTQNFHELSDDAGAALREALRVGDGRVGKIGYLGGSQGGWVAPLAASKTPQADFVEVGFGLADGVLAEDRDQVVLDLRAAGFGDAATLRKARELTDATGLIASTTGKRGWKELDAARAKYQKEPWWKAVKGEYSGLIANHTPAEIAAEFAKYDFEVSWDYDPMPVLRTLKTPQLWVVGGDDVEAPSDETQKRLTELGKAGRPITSVVFPQADHGILEFEKDAKGERQHTRIAEGYLRMQLDWIKRGTLDGWPYGAAKQLAGPK